In Sphingomonas sp. SUN019, one genomic interval encodes:
- the rnd gene encoding ribonuclease D, which yields MHIHPLITDSATLANLCARLADAPFVCVDTEFMRESTFYPELCLIQIADTEEAAAIDPMAPGLDMKPLLDLLTDNEDVLKVFHAGGQDLEIVYNLTGKTPHPLFDTQVAAMALGQGEQIGYSNLVDSWLGIAVDKGARFTDWSRRPLDARQIEYAIGDVTHLAAIFPKMLERLKKTGRGGWLDQEMERLGDPANYANDPDLAWKRVRISGRKPDVLGRLKAIARWRELEAQGKDLPRGRIMKDETVADLAGHPPKKQVDLARVRGLSATWAQNDIGKRLMTAIDSAEPLSAEEMPPRDDRKPGLGKDGALVADLLKLLLKIRARDIDVAPRLLARGEELELLAAGQRTNLAILDGWRYDQFGHDALDLVEGRLAFAVLDGKLTMTRTERTA from the coding sequence ATGCATATTCACCCGCTCATCACCGACAGCGCCACGCTCGCCAACCTCTGCGCCCGGCTGGCCGACGCACCGTTTGTCTGCGTCGACACCGAATTCATGCGAGAGAGCACGTTCTACCCAGAATTGTGCCTGATCCAGATCGCGGATACCGAGGAAGCAGCCGCGATCGATCCGATGGCGCCGGGTCTGGACATGAAGCCGTTGCTCGACCTGCTGACCGATAACGAAGACGTATTGAAGGTATTCCATGCCGGCGGGCAGGATCTCGAGATTGTCTACAATCTGACCGGCAAGACCCCGCACCCGCTGTTCGATACGCAGGTCGCGGCGATGGCGCTGGGGCAAGGCGAGCAGATCGGTTATTCGAACCTGGTCGACAGCTGGCTCGGCATCGCGGTCGACAAGGGCGCGCGCTTCACCGACTGGTCGCGCCGTCCGCTGGATGCGCGGCAGATCGAATATGCGATCGGCGACGTGACGCACCTCGCAGCAATCTTTCCCAAGATGCTGGAGCGATTGAAGAAGACCGGTCGCGGTGGCTGGCTCGATCAGGAGATGGAGCGGCTGGGTGACCCCGCCAACTACGCGAACGATCCCGATCTGGCGTGGAAGCGCGTGCGTATCTCGGGACGCAAGCCCGACGTGCTGGGTCGCCTGAAGGCGATCGCGCGGTGGCGCGAGCTGGAGGCGCAGGGCAAGGATTTACCGCGCGGCCGGATCATGAAGGACGAGACGGTCGCAGACCTCGCCGGTCATCCGCCGAAGAAACAGGTCGATCTGGCAAGAGTACGCGGCCTTTCCGCGACCTGGGCGCAGAACGACATCGGCAAACGCCTGATGACCGCAATCGATTCGGCCGAACCTCTGTCGGCCGAGGAAATGCCGCCGCGTGACGATCGCAAGCCGGGCCTTGGCAAGGACGGCGCTTTGGTTGCCGATCTGCTGAAACTGCTGTTGAAGATTCGCGCGCGCGACATCGACGTCGCGCCGCGCCTGCTGGCGCGCGGCGAGGAACTGGAGTTGCTCGCGGCTGGCCAGCGCACGAACCTCGCGATCCTCGACGGGTGGCGCTACGACCAGTTCGGGCATGATGCGCTCGATCTGGTCGAGGGGCGGCTGGCATTTGCGGTGCTTGACGGGAAGCTGACCATGACCCGCACGGAGAGGACGGCATGA
- the aspS gene encoding aspartate--tRNA ligase, producing the protein MHAYRTHNCAALSASNVGDTVRLSGWVHRKRDHGGVLFVDLRDHYGLTQIVAKAGSDTMMLLERLRVESVVTITGEVVSRGADATNPNLATGEIEVVADTIEVQSTAQELPMPVAGDAEYPEDIRLRYRFLDLRRERLHQNIMLRSKVISSIRGRMIDQGFTEFQTPILTASSPEGARDYLVPSRVHPGKFYALPQAPQMFKQLLMVAGFDKYFQIAPCFRDEDARADRSPGEFYQLDFEMSYVTQDDVFAAIEPVLHGVFEQFADWQGKGRTVSPLPFKRIPYRESMLKYGNDKPDLRNPILISDVSDHFVGSGFGRFASIVEAGDVVRAIPAPGTADRSRKFFDDMNSWAQGEGFAGLGYATRKAGEWGGPIAKNHGEDKMTAMADGLGLGPDDGLFFAAGKEAQAAKLAGLARTRVAETLGLIDQSRFEFCWIVDFPMFEYDEDAKKVDFSHNPFSMPQGEMEALETKNPLDILAYQYDIVCNGIELSSGAIRNHRPEIMYKAFEIAGYTQADVDTNFAGMINAFKFGAPPHGGSAPGIDRIVMLLADEPNIREVIVFPMTQKAEDLMMGAPNFATPKQLRELNLRSTADVPKP; encoded by the coding sequence ATGCACGCCTACCGCACCCATAACTGCGCCGCGCTGTCCGCGAGCAACGTCGGAGACACCGTCCGCTTGTCGGGCTGGGTCCACCGCAAACGCGATCACGGCGGCGTATTGTTCGTCGATCTGCGCGATCATTATGGGCTTACCCAGATCGTGGCCAAGGCAGGCAGCGACACGATGATGCTTCTCGAAAGGTTGCGAGTCGAGTCGGTCGTGACCATCACCGGCGAAGTAGTTTCACGCGGCGCCGATGCGACCAATCCTAACCTCGCCACGGGTGAAATCGAGGTGGTGGCGGACACGATTGAGGTCCAGTCGACGGCCCAGGAGCTGCCGATGCCGGTGGCGGGCGACGCGGAATACCCCGAGGACATCCGTTTGCGGTATCGCTTCCTCGATCTGCGGCGCGAACGGCTGCATCAGAACATAATGCTGCGGTCGAAGGTCATTTCCTCGATCCGCGGTCGCATGATCGATCAGGGCTTCACCGAATTCCAGACCCCGATCCTGACCGCATCCTCGCCCGAGGGCGCGCGCGACTATCTTGTCCCCAGCCGCGTCCATCCGGGCAAGTTCTACGCGCTGCCGCAGGCGCCTCAGATGTTCAAGCAGTTGCTGATGGTCGCCGGGTTCGACAAATATTTCCAGATCGCGCCGTGTTTCCGCGACGAGGATGCGCGCGCCGATCGGTCGCCGGGCGAGTTCTATCAGCTCGATTTCGAAATGAGCTATGTCACGCAGGACGATGTTTTCGCGGCGATCGAGCCGGTGCTGCATGGCGTATTCGAGCAGTTCGCGGACTGGCAGGGGAAGGGCCGCACCGTCAGCCCGCTGCCATTCAAACGCATTCCTTACCGCGAATCGATGCTGAAATACGGCAACGACAAACCCGATCTGCGCAACCCGATCCTGATTTCGGACGTGAGCGATCACTTCGTAGGATCGGGCTTCGGCCGCTTCGCCTCGATCGTCGAAGCCGGCGATGTCGTCCGCGCGATCCCGGCGCCGGGCACCGCTGACAGGTCGCGCAAATTCTTCGACGACATGAACTCGTGGGCGCAAGGCGAGGGTTTCGCGGGCCTTGGTTACGCCACGCGCAAGGCTGGCGAGTGGGGCGGTCCGATCGCCAAGAACCACGGCGAGGACAAGATGACCGCGATGGCGGACGGCCTCGGCCTTGGTCCGGACGACGGCCTGTTCTTCGCCGCGGGCAAGGAAGCGCAGGCGGCAAAGCTGGCCGGGCTGGCGCGGACGCGCGTGGCGGAGACGCTTGGGCTGATCGATCAGTCGCGCTTCGAATTCTGCTGGATCGTCGATTTCCCGATGTTCGAATATGATGAGGACGCGAAGAAGGTCGATTTCAGCCACAACCCCTTCAGTATGCCGCAGGGCGAGATGGAGGCGCTGGAGACCAAGAATCCGCTCGATATCCTTGCCTATCAATATGACATTGTCTGCAACGGTATCGAATTGTCGTCGGGAGCGATCCGGAATCATCGGCCGGAAATCATGTACAAGGCGTTCGAGATCGCGGGCTATACCCAGGCCGACGTCGACACGAATTTCGCCGGCATGATCAACGCCTTCAAGTTCGGCGCGCCGCCGCACGGCGGCTCCGCGCCGGGAATCGATCGGATCGTCATGTTGCTGGCGGACGAACCCAACATCCGCGAGGTAATCGTCTTCCCGATGACGCAGAAGGCGGAGGATCTGATGATGGGCGCGCCGAACTTCGCGACGCCCAAGCAATTGCGCGAGCTGAATCTGCGTTCGACTGCGGACGTCCCGAAGCCATAA
- a CDS encoding HdaA/DnaA family protein, with amino-acid sequence MTQIALPLAWPEDPRDDEFLITPSNSRAAHTLEHWGAWPVMTAILVGPRKSGRSLLARIFAAKSGGAIIDDADARAETDLFHAWNRAQADRRPLLLVADAAPPEWAVKLPDLRSRLAASPIATIAEPDDALMRMLLERQFLRRGLDARGDLIDWLVQRIERSHVAVMRTVDILDQEVLERRKRLSIPLARTTLAAAALIQQPPEHP; translated from the coding sequence ATGACTCAAATCGCGCTGCCTCTGGCCTGGCCGGAGGATCCCCGCGACGACGAATTTCTGATCACCCCGTCGAATTCGCGCGCCGCGCATACGCTCGAACATTGGGGCGCGTGGCCGGTGATGACCGCGATCCTGGTGGGGCCGCGCAAATCGGGGCGCAGCCTGCTGGCGCGCATTTTTGCGGCAAAGAGTGGCGGCGCAATCATCGACGATGCCGATGCCCGCGCGGAAACCGATCTGTTTCACGCCTGGAACCGCGCGCAGGCCGATCGACGGCCGCTGCTGCTGGTTGCCGATGCCGCGCCGCCAGAATGGGCGGTGAAGCTGCCCGACCTTCGTTCACGTCTCGCCGCTTCGCCAATCGCCACGATCGCCGAACCCGACGACGCGCTGATGCGCATGCTGCTCGAACGCCAATTCCTGCGGCGTGGTCTCGATGCGCGCGGCGATCTGATCGACTGGCTCGTACAGCGGATCGAGCGTAGTCATGTCGCCGTCATGCGCACCGTCGATATCCTCGATCAGGAGGTGCTGGAACGGCGCAAGCGTCTTTCCATCCCCCTCGCACGGACCACATTGGCCGCTGCGGCGTTGATCCAACAACCCCCGGAACATCCATGA
- a CDS encoding APC family permease produces MLEGQIQPASAPKLARRLGMTGVLFLTLSVATPASSVFVIAPGMLQTAGTGAVWALAIAAVVCVMTAFIYAELSSVWPVSGGEYVAVAHTMGPLAGFVMLGVSVFNNLFFPPVAGLGIAAVLSTVIPGLPAVPIAVAVVAGATLVALLDIRVNAAVTGVFLLVETLALVAVVVLGFGEAMRPVSEFLLNPVMLDGEILVPSSPAAIGLATSIAIFALNGYGVAVYFGEEMHEAPRRIAKAILWALALTLVFEGLPILAALTGAIDLRAFLAAEDPFGLLVATRGGGTAAAWVSVAVVIAIVNAVIACVLACARFFYSTGRDRSWGRRVDAWLSAVHPRFGSPHVGTLLVGGIGIACCFLPLQLLLVLSGTGLVAIYAGIALAVIAGRRSGRTDGAHYRMPLYPLAPIVTLVALGYVVWTSWLDLEEGRPGLMMTGVQILLSAGYYWFVVRRRGKWEVHA; encoded by the coding sequence ATGCTGGAAGGACAGATACAGCCGGCGTCGGCGCCGAAACTCGCGCGTCGGCTCGGCATGACAGGTGTGCTGTTCCTCACATTGTCGGTCGCGACCCCCGCATCGTCGGTGTTCGTCATCGCGCCGGGAATGCTGCAGACCGCGGGGACCGGAGCGGTGTGGGCGCTGGCGATCGCCGCCGTCGTCTGCGTAATGACCGCGTTCATCTACGCCGAACTGTCGTCGGTCTGGCCGGTGTCGGGCGGCGAATATGTCGCGGTCGCGCACACGATGGGGCCGCTGGCCGGTTTCGTGATGCTGGGCGTCAGCGTGTTCAACAATTTGTTCTTTCCGCCGGTCGCGGGGTTGGGCATCGCGGCCGTGCTGTCGACGGTCATACCCGGGCTGCCCGCTGTGCCGATCGCAGTGGCGGTCGTTGCTGGCGCGACGCTCGTGGCATTGCTCGACATCCGCGTGAACGCCGCCGTCACCGGCGTCTTCCTGCTGGTCGAAACGCTGGCCCTGGTCGCGGTCGTCGTGCTCGGATTCGGCGAGGCGATGCGGCCGGTGAGCGAGTTTCTGCTCAACCCGGTCATGCTCGATGGAGAGATACTGGTGCCCTCCAGCCCGGCTGCGATCGGCCTGGCCACCTCGATCGCCATCTTCGCGTTGAACGGATACGGCGTTGCGGTCTATTTCGGGGAGGAGATGCACGAAGCGCCCAGGCGCATCGCCAAGGCGATTCTGTGGGCGCTCGCGTTAACCCTGGTTTTCGAAGGGTTACCGATCCTTGCTGCGCTGACGGGGGCGATCGACCTGCGCGCATTCCTCGCGGCCGAAGACCCGTTCGGCCTGCTGGTTGCAACGCGGGGTGGGGGGACGGCCGCGGCGTGGGTGTCGGTTGCCGTGGTGATCGCGATCGTCAACGCGGTAATCGCCTGCGTATTGGCCTGCGCGCGGTTCTTTTATTCCACCGGGCGTGACCGCAGCTGGGGACGGCGGGTCGATGCGTGGTTGAGCGCAGTCCATCCGCGCTTCGGCAGCCCGCACGTCGGCACCTTGCTGGTCGGCGGCATCGGCATCGCCTGCTGTTTTTTGCCGCTGCAGCTCCTGCTGGTGCTGAGCGGCACCGGCCTCGTCGCGATCTACGCCGGTATCGCGCTCGCCGTGATCGCCGGGCGGCGCAGCGGGCGGACCGACGGCGCGCATTACCGGATGCCGCTTTATCCGCTCGCGCCGATCGTCACGCTCGTCGCGCTCGGCTATGTCGTCTGGACGAGTTGGCTCGATCTGGAGGAAGGCCGGCCGGGGTTGATGATGACCGGCGTGCAAATCCTCCTGTCCGCAGGCTATTACTGGTTCGTCGTGCGCCGGCGCGGCAAATGGGAGGTCCATGCATGA
- a CDS encoding I78 family peptidase inhibitor → MKYLLIATPLVLTACMGDGASRPGHPLPTGAQCDAGPAQRFVGEPFRPQLAQQARRLSQARTVRVIRPGQAVTMDFRGDRLNVEIDDRNRVHVLRCG, encoded by the coding sequence ATGAAATATCTGCTGATCGCGACGCCGTTGGTGCTGACCGCTTGCATGGGCGATGGAGCAAGTCGTCCGGGACACCCGCTGCCGACAGGCGCGCAATGCGACGCCGGGCCGGCGCAGCGCTTCGTCGGCGAACCTTTCCGGCCGCAACTTGCACAGCAGGCCAGGCGTCTGTCGCAGGCGCGAACGGTGCGCGTGATCCGGCCGGGCCAGGCGGTGACGATGGATTTCCGCGGCGATCGGCTGAACGTAGAGATCGACGACCGCAATCGCGTCCACGTGCTACGCTGCGGTTAA
- a CDS encoding RNA degradosome polyphosphate kinase translates to MTRSAHLARLDADDDPFEGGGSERYFNRELSWLAFNRRVLEEACNPAHPLLERLRFLSISGSNLDEFFMVRVAGLKGQQLQDVEKQSQDGLTPSQQLSALTEEADALLASQQAVWRDIRHALADTGLQVLGSSKVDAVLSVDEIGWLETHFREQLFPILTPQALDPAHPFPFMPNKGMAVMFDLVRQSDKEPIRELVMLPAGMPRFVRLPGEKARYVAAESILKRFSNVLFPGYRVEGAAEFRVLRDSDIEIEEEAEDLVRYFANAVKRRRRGRVIRLELETGMPEGLASALRDELGGSDALITESGTFLGIGDLEMLVDEDRPDLKFPPFTPRFPERIREFGGDCFAAIKAKDIVVHHPYETFDVVLAFLKQAANDPDVVAIKQTLYRAGKQSAVINALIAAAEAGKSVTAVVELKARFDEEQNLLWASALERAGVQVVYGFIDWKTHAKVSMVVRREAGQFRTYCHFGTGNYHPVTAKIYTDLSFFTADPRVGRDAARMFNYITGYVEPEDMELVVLSPRSLRDKLIALIDAEITHARAGRQGSIWAKMNSLVDPAIIEKLYEASGAGVEIDLIIRGICCLRPKVPGMSDNIRVKSVIGRFLEHSRIAVFGNGAALPNDDAVLTISSADWMPRNFDRRVEYMLPIENGTVHDQILDQVMVANLIDNEQSWELEPDGGYTRVTPGERPFNLHRYFMTNPSLSGRGAALDEEGAEVPTLSLRRRH, encoded by the coding sequence ATGACCCGCTCCGCGCACCTCGCCCGCCTCGATGCCGATGACGATCCCTTCGAGGGTGGGGGAAGCGAGCGCTATTTTAACCGCGAGCTATCGTGGCTGGCGTTCAATCGCCGCGTGCTGGAGGAAGCGTGCAATCCAGCGCACCCCTTGCTCGAACGGTTGCGCTTCCTGTCGATTTCGGGGTCAAACCTCGACGAATTCTTCATGGTGCGCGTCGCGGGGTTGAAAGGTCAGCAGCTCCAGGACGTTGAAAAGCAATCGCAGGACGGGTTGACGCCAAGCCAGCAGTTGAGCGCGCTTACCGAGGAAGCCGACGCCCTGCTGGCCAGCCAGCAGGCTGTGTGGCGCGATATTCGGCACGCGCTCGCCGATACCGGGCTGCAAGTGCTGGGGTCGAGCAAGGTCGACGCGGTTTTGTCGGTCGACGAGATCGGTTGGCTGGAGACGCATTTCCGCGAACAGCTATTTCCAATCCTGACCCCGCAGGCGCTCGACCCCGCCCATCCGTTTCCGTTCATGCCCAACAAGGGGATGGCGGTGATGTTCGATCTGGTGCGCCAATCGGACAAGGAGCCGATCCGCGAACTCGTCATGCTGCCAGCCGGGATGCCGCGGTTCGTACGACTGCCAGGTGAAAAGGCGCGTTACGTCGCGGCCGAATCGATTCTGAAGCGGTTTTCGAACGTCCTGTTCCCCGGCTACCGCGTCGAGGGGGCGGCGGAATTCCGCGTGCTGCGAGACAGCGATATCGAGATCGAGGAAGAGGCCGAAGATCTGGTTCGCTACTTCGCCAATGCGGTCAAGCGGCGTCGGCGCGGGCGCGTCATCCGGCTGGAGCTGGAAACCGGAATGCCAGAGGGGCTCGCCTCCGCGCTGCGCGACGAACTCGGCGGATCGGACGCGCTGATCACCGAAAGCGGCACGTTCCTTGGCATCGGCGACCTGGAGATGCTCGTCGACGAGGATCGCCCGGACCTCAAATTCCCACCTTTCACGCCGCGCTTTCCCGAACGTATTCGAGAGTTTGGCGGCGATTGCTTTGCGGCGATCAAGGCCAAGGACATCGTCGTCCACCATCCGTATGAGACGTTCGACGTTGTGCTCGCTTTTTTGAAACAGGCGGCCAACGACCCCGATGTCGTGGCGATCAAGCAAACGCTCTACCGCGCGGGCAAACAGTCGGCGGTGATCAACGCGCTGATTGCGGCGGCCGAAGCGGGCAAGTCGGTGACCGCGGTGGTCGAACTGAAGGCGCGCTTCGACGAAGAGCAGAACCTGCTGTGGGCCTCCGCGCTGGAACGCGCCGGTGTGCAGGTGGTGTACGGCTTTATCGACTGGAAAACGCACGCCAAGGTGTCGATGGTCGTGCGGCGCGAAGCGGGACAGTTCCGCACCTACTGCCATTTCGGCACCGGCAACTATCATCCGGTCACCGCAAAAATATATACCGATCTCAGCTTCTTCACCGCCGATCCCCGTGTCGGGCGCGATGCTGCGCGGATGTTCAACTACATCACCGGCTATGTCGAACCGGAGGATATGGAACTGGTCGTCCTCAGCCCAAGAAGCCTTCGCGACAAGCTGATCGCGCTGATCGACGCGGAAATCACGCACGCCCGCGCCGGGCGGCAGGGATCGATCTGGGCGAAGATGAACAGCCTGGTCGACCCGGCGATCATCGAAAAGCTCTATGAAGCGAGTGGGGCGGGGGTGGAGATCGACCTGATCATCCGTGGCATCTGCTGCCTGCGGCCTAAAGTGCCCGGAATGTCGGACAATATCCGTGTGAAATCGGTGATTGGGCGCTTTCTGGAACATAGCCGGATTGCTGTATTCGGTAATGGCGCGGCGCTGCCCAATGACGATGCGGTGCTGACCATTTCGTCGGCCGACTGGATGCCGCGCAATTTCGATCGACGGGTGGAATACATGCTGCCGATCGAAAACGGCACGGTGCACGATCAGATCCTCGATCAGGTGATGGTCGCCAATCTGATCGACAACGAACAGAGTTGGGAACTCGAGCCCGACGGCGGCTACACCCGCGTCACTCCGGGCGAGCGGCCGTTCAACCTGCACCGTTATTTCATGACTAATCCCTCGCTGTCGGGGCGCGGCGCTGCCCTTGACGAAGAGGGTGCGGAGGTGCCGACGCTGTCGCTGCGTCGGCGGCACTGA
- a CDS encoding heavy-metal-associated domain-containing protein, translating into MRIRPLFLIPAVAALTLAGGIGVAQIEGGDRGVAPIDSSGDYEVSGVTVDVSAKTADAARLGGWRVAQRKGWQQLSRRLGGGGGLVPDSTLDSIVSGIVVENEQIGPNRYIAKLGVLFDRARAGSLLGIASYVMRSPPMVVIPVTWSGGVGTALEQRSAWQEAWARYRTGNSTIDYIRPTGTGPDPLLLNAGQTGRPGRGWWRTVLDQYGGSDVLIPTVRLYRQWPGGPVIGVFEARWGPDNRMLQQATLRVGSVAGLPALLDAGVKRIDESYQAALRNGYLRADPGLSYVPEATTPVEEELPADSLAAAIPSVGVTVIQVQFDTPGVAAVSAGEAAVRGVPGVSSAATSSLALGGLSVMTVNFGGPPDAFKAALEARGWQVFGSGATLRIRRAPALLPPEMPADDATAG; encoded by the coding sequence ATGCGTATCCGTCCGCTTTTCCTGATCCCCGCCGTCGCCGCGCTGACGCTCGCTGGCGGTATCGGCGTCGCGCAGATCGAGGGCGGCGACCGCGGAGTCGCGCCGATCGACAGTTCGGGCGATTATGAGGTCAGCGGCGTAACCGTCGACGTTTCGGCCAAGACCGCCGACGCAGCGCGGCTCGGCGGGTGGCGCGTTGCGCAGCGCAAAGGCTGGCAGCAATTGTCGCGCAGGCTGGGCGGCGGCGGGGGCCTAGTGCCCGATTCGACGCTCGATTCGATCGTCTCAGGCATCGTGGTCGAAAACGAACAGATCGGCCCGAACCGCTATATCGCCAAGCTCGGCGTGCTGTTCGACCGCGCGCGCGCCGGGTCGCTGCTCGGCATCGCCAGCTATGTCATGCGCTCGCCGCCAATGGTGGTGATCCCCGTCACCTGGTCGGGCGGCGTCGGCACCGCGCTGGAGCAGCGCAGCGCGTGGCAGGAGGCGTGGGCGCGCTATCGCACCGGCAACAGCACGATAGACTACATCCGCCCGACCGGCACCGGTCCCGACCCGCTGCTGCTGAACGCCGGGCAGACCGGGCGGCCGGGACGCGGATGGTGGCGGACGGTGCTCGATCAATATGGCGGGTCGGACGTGCTGATCCCGACCGTGCGCCTCTATCGCCAATGGCCAGGCGGGCCGGTGATCGGCGTGTTCGAAGCGCGTTGGGGACCGGATAACCGGATGCTGCAGCAGGCCACCCTGCGTGTCGGCAGCGTGGCGGGACTGCCCGCATTGCTCGACGCCGGCGTGAAGCGGATCGATGAATCGTATCAGGCGGCGCTGCGCAACGGCTATCTGCGCGCCGATCCCGGCCTTTCCTACGTGCCGGAGGCTACTACGCCGGTGGAGGAAGAGCTTCCCGCCGATTCACTCGCCGCCGCCATCCCGTCGGTCGGTGTGACGGTCATCCAAGTTCAGTTCGACACCCCCGGCGTCGCTGCGGTCAGCGCGGGCGAAGCGGCGGTGCGCGGCGTGCCGGGCGTATCTTCCGCCGCCACCAGCAGCCTTGCGCTTGGCGGGCTATCGGTGATGACGGTCAATTTCGGCGGACCGCCGGATGCGTTCAAGGCGGCGTTGGAGGCGCGTGGATGGCAGGTGTTCGGATCGGGCGCGACGCTGCGTATTCGTCGCGCACCGGCGCTGTTGCCGCCCGAAATGCCGGCCGACGACGCGACCGCGGGATGA
- a CDS encoding Ppx/GppA family phosphatase encodes MRHPRTAIIDIGSNSIRLVVYQGPARLPAILFNEKVLAGLGRSLVATGKIDSGAMKAATAALGRFATLTREMGCDSVRTVATAAVRDANNGDQLIDIAANFGLAVELLSGEQEAIGAGHGVLSAIPHADGIVGDLGGGSLELVRVRKGEIRDRISFPLGVLRIAALREKNALDRRVAKLLREAGWSGAGKGLSLYLVGGSWRALARLDMDWTRYPLPVIHQYAMPPATIARLGRTISHVTKGKLKAVPGLSGGRIPTLGNAAALLSVLIKYLKSSGTIVSAYGLREGLLYGALDTSTRAEDPLVTAARDEGRRSGRFPEHGDLLEDWIAPLFEGDPDARLRHAACQLADVGWRANPEFRAERGVEIALHGNWVAIDARGRAMLAQSLWTSLGGSTAAPDPLPALANPDDLARATRWGLAMRLGQRLSAGLAGPLQRSRLGLDPATLTLRLSAEDQALYGEPVTKRHAALAAALGRRAALVD; translated from the coding sequence GTGCGCCATCCCCGTACTGCGATCATCGACATCGGTTCGAACTCGATCCGCTTGGTCGTCTATCAAGGCCCGGCGCGCTTGCCGGCAATCCTGTTCAACGAAAAAGTTCTGGCCGGACTGGGCCGCTCGCTCGTCGCCACCGGCAAGATCGATTCGGGTGCGATGAAGGCGGCCACCGCCGCGCTCGGTCGATTCGCAACGCTTACCCGCGAGATGGGATGCGATAGCGTGCGGACCGTCGCGACGGCGGCGGTACGGGATGCGAACAATGGTGACCAACTCATCGATATCGCGGCGAACTTCGGGTTGGCTGTAGAACTTCTCTCTGGCGAACAGGAAGCGATCGGCGCGGGGCATGGCGTGTTGTCGGCAATTCCCCACGCCGACGGGATTGTCGGGGATCTGGGCGGCGGGAGCCTTGAACTCGTGCGTGTTCGGAAGGGCGAGATTCGCGACCGTATTTCCTTCCCGCTCGGCGTCCTGCGGATCGCGGCGCTGCGCGAGAAGAACGCGCTCGATCGCCGTGTCGCCAAATTGCTGCGCGAGGCGGGATGGAGCGGGGCGGGGAAGGGGCTGTCGCTGTATCTGGTGGGCGGGTCGTGGCGCGCGCTCGCGCGGCTGGACATGGACTGGACCCGCTATCCGCTGCCGGTGATTCACCAATACGCGATGCCCCCCGCCACGATCGCGCGGCTTGGACGAACCATCTCACACGTTACAAAAGGCAAGCTGAAGGCGGTGCCCGGGCTGTCGGGCGGGCGCATACCAACGCTTGGGAATGCCGCCGCGCTACTGAGTGTGCTCATCAAGTATCTGAAAAGCAGCGGAACGATCGTCTCGGCCTATGGTCTTCGCGAAGGTTTGCTTTACGGCGCGCTCGATACGTCGACCCGGGCGGAAGACCCATTGGTTACCGCGGCGCGCGACGAAGGCCGACGATCGGGGCGCTTTCCCGAACATGGCGATCTGCTCGAAGACTGGATCGCACCGTTGTTCGAAGGCGACCCGGACGCCCGCTTGCGTCATGCAGCATGCCAGCTTGCCGACGTGGGCTGGCGCGCAAATCCCGAATTTCGCGCCGAACGCGGCGTGGAAATCGCATTGCACGGCAATTGGGTGGCGATCGACGCGCGTGGACGCGCAATGCTTGCTCAATCTCTATGGACCAGCCTCGGCGGCAGCACCGCAGCGCCCGATCCATTGCCCGCGCTCGCCAATCCCGATGATCTGGCGCGCGCCACCCGCTGGGGCCTGGCGATGCGACTTGGCCAGCGGTTGTCGGCGGGGCTCGCCGGGCCGTTGCAACGATCCCGGTTGGGGCTCGATCCAGCAACGCTGACGTTGCGCCTGAGCGCCGAGGACCAGGCGCTGTACGGCGAGCCCGTCACGAAGCGGCACGCCGCGCTGGCGGCAGCGCTCGGGCGCCGCGCGGCGCTAGTGGATTAA